One genomic segment of Helianthus annuus cultivar XRQ/B chromosome 14, HanXRQr2.0-SUNRISE, whole genome shotgun sequence includes these proteins:
- the LOC110907687 gene encoding uncharacterized protein LOC110907687 encodes MGRGLYRIADSFSGKWGAIKLKVSNFNTIYNDLVNNTRRRSGASDVDVLTEAHNEYIMHHGHMFTLVTTWELLCKSPKWHLVPPFDPTRPRSKRSKSTSTTEPSGSDARTIINLNEDTDEFEEPQELPRPTGRDKSKAKARGKSTKSDGPSKISEVQADLKQIISIREKDQEMRMEKQIARDMDFLARDLSHLPEEDRVILEARKAQIRAKYM; translated from the coding sequence ATGGGTCGTGGCTTGTATCGAATCGCCGACTCTTTTTCGGGAAAGTGGGGTGCTATCAAGCTGAAGGTTAGCAACTTCAACACTATATACAACGACCTCGTCAATAACACTCGAAGGAGAAGTGGTGCGAGCGATGTCGATGTCTTGACAGAAGCCCACAACGAATATATAATGCACCATGGACATATGTTTACGTTGGTAACCACATGGGAGCTTCTTTGCAAATCTCCAAAGTGGCATCTTGTGCCACCGTTCGACCCAACCCGCCCTAGATCCAAACGGTCCAAATCGACATCCACCACCGAACCATCTGGGTCCGATGCTCGTACAATAATTAATCTAAACGAGGATACTGACGAGTTTGAAGAACCACAAGAACTGCCTCGTCCAACTGGTAGGGATAAAAGTAAAGCAAAGGCACGTGGAAAGTCTACTAAATCAGATGGTCCGTCAAAGATTAGCGAGGTCCAGGCAGATCTCAAGCAAATAATCTCCATTAGGGAAAAAGACCAAGAAATGagaatggagaaacaaattgCGAGAGACATGGACTTTCTCGCAAGGGATCTGTCACATCTACCAGAGGAGGACCGAGTCATTTTGGAGGCTCGTAAGGCACAAATTCGGGCCaaatatatgtaa